The DNA segment TAAAAAACAACAGGGAGTTTAATCGAAAAAAAAATGTAATGAGTGAAATGTTAAAGGGAATATTGGCTGTTTCAGGACAAAGTGGATTGTTTAAAATGATTTCACAAGCAAAAAACAGCATTATAGTTGAGTCATTGGTTGATGGGAAAAGAATGCCGGCTTATGCAACATCCAGAATTAGTGCGTTGGAGGATATTTCGATTTTTACCGAAGAAGCGGATGTGAAATTGGTCGATGTTTTTAAAAGTATTTTCGAGAAAGAGAATGGAGGACCATCTATCAGTCATAAGGTATCTGCGAATGAGTTAAAAAGTTACTTTGCTGAAGTATTGCCCGATTATGATAGAGATAGGGTATATGTTTCTGATATCAAGAAGGTAATTATGTGGTACAATTTATTGGTAGATAAGAATATCTTTAAATTTGGTGAGGAAGAGGAAGCTAATACCGAACAGTCTGTGGAAGCAGCATCGAAGGAAGCTAAAGCATAGAAAAGAACGCAAAGCTAAATAGCTTATAAATGATAGCGGGTAAAATCAATAGGGTTTTGCCCGTTTTTATCTTAAAACACACAGATGCTTTGAAATTTTATTTGCAATATGAAGAGTAAACTTTTTGTTTCATGGCAACCTCTGTAATGTGCCTCCTTTTTTCGAAGTATATCATTAAATTCATCTTATTTATAGGTGAAATCCAGTTAACCATCTACTTGTTTTTTTATTCCTTGTAATTTTAAATATCTTTAAAATTAGTATAATATAACGGAGTCGTAAAAAATGACCCATAAAATAAGTTGAACTATTTTGAAACAAATACATTATGAAAATATTATTAAAGACATATGTAATATCATCATTACTTTTGGTAGCACTTACATCTCAAGTATCAGCTCAATCCAGACGTTATACGAAAAATAAGAAAGAATCAAAAGTTATAATTAGTAAGAGAATTCCGAGCACAAAAGTCAAGTACAAAAAACCAAGTAGAAAGGTTGTTACAGTTCGGTCGCTTCCTGCAAAAACAGTTATTAAGCACAAAGGACGCATGTATTACTATGCTAATAATAAGTATTATACCCGATCTAGTGATCGTTATATTGTTATTGCCCCACAAGTTGGGTTTAGAATTAAGGTCTTGCCCTCAAATTTTAAAAGGGTGCATTTTAATAGCTATGATTATTTTTATGCAAATGGGATTTTTTATACACAAATTGAGGCAGGATACGAAGTTGTTGAACCAAAAGTTGGTACCATTGTTTATGAGTTGCCGAACGATTTTGAGAAGGTAGTAATTAATGATGAAATCTATTATGAATATGCTAATATCTTATATGAAAAAGTACAAGTCGATGGTACAAGAGCCTATGAGATTGTTGGTATTATTGATATGGAATAGATAGGATATATGTGTTTAGGTTTATTACAACCCATAATTAGTAAATGTTAGTAAAATTTCTATTTGAGCTAACCGAAGATAAGGATATTGTTAACTTCATAAATATGAAGTCATCCCTTGCGAATACCAAATATGGGTAAGTGCTCCCGTACGTATAAGCTTATCATTTACTTTCAGGAAAGTTTCATACCTCTTTTGTTGTGGACCAGAAATACCTTTCCGTTTGGCAGTAGCTATTATTTGTTTTTTTTATTGTTTTCTCACT comes from the Saccharicrinis fermentans DSM 9555 = JCM 21142 genome and includes:
- a CDS encoding DUF5606 family protein; amino-acid sequence: MSEMLKGILAVSGQSGLFKMISQAKNSIIVESLVDGKRMPAYATSRISALEDISIFTEEADVKLVDVFKSIFEKENGGPSISHKVSANELKSYFAEVLPDYDRDRVYVSDIKKVIMWYNLLVDKNIFKFGEEEEANTEQSVEAASKEAKA
- a CDS encoding DUF6515 family protein, with product MKILLKTYVISSLLLVALTSQVSAQSRRYTKNKKESKVIISKRIPSTKVKYKKPSRKVVTVRSLPAKTVIKHKGRMYYYANNKYYTRSSDRYIVIAPQVGFRIKVLPSNFKRVHFNSYDYFYANGIFYTQIEAGYEVVEPKVGTIVYELPNDFEKVVINDEIYYEYANILYEKVQVDGTRAYEIVGIIDME